The sequence below is a genomic window from Lodderomyces elongisporus chromosome 2, complete sequence.
AATAGAGTTTTTGGACATGTCAAAATCAACTGAATTCTTCTGTAtgtattttcaaaaatctGTAAGAGTTGTCGAGACTAATGGACCCAATACTAACTGTTTACCTCTAGGTCGTCTTCCTAGATCAGTCGAGCTCGTGCAAGACTACAAGGACATTACGCCGAGTCCCAAAGCTCTGGCAGAATGCAGAGCTGCTTTATATTCGAGTAACGGTAAGTTCTTTGCATATACACAACCAAACGAGGTTGTGATATTGGATACTTCTGCCCAAGCGCAATTGTACCATCGTATTGAGATTCCTGAAGTATTTGACATTCATTTTTCTCCCAAGGGTACCTACTTGTGTCTTTGGTGTAAACCTATCCAGTTGAATAAGGAAAGCGGTGTTTGGAATGACAACCTCAAAGTGTTCAACGTCAACACCAAAACGGTGATTGCCGAATGGAGTGTGAGGCATCAAAATGGATGGAGACCACAATTCACAAGTGAAGaaactttgttttgtcGCGGATTGAACAATCGTGAGATTCAGTTTTTTGAAATCGATGCCAATGGCACGTCAAAGATCAACATCAACCAGCCTACATACAAGTATAAGCTCAATGACGCCAAGGCCACGTTTCAAAATTTCCAAATCTCCCCTGGTAAGAATCCAAGCATAGCAATATTTATACCTGAGAAATCGGGTAAGCCTGCAAGTGTGTATATCTACAACATTCCCAATTTCAACCAGCCAATCTGTTCCAAGAACTTTTTCAAGGCTGAGAGATGTCAATTGAAATGGAATACCTTGGGTACTGCATTGTTGGCATTAGCTTCTACGGATCACGACACGTCTAACAAGTCATACTATGGTGAGACCAATCTTTATTTGTTGGGTATTGCCGGTTCATATGACTCTAGAATCGACTTGCAAAAGGAAGGACCAATCCATGATATCACCTGGTCACCAACGGCGAGAGAATTTGCTGTATCGTATGGGTACATGCCTTCTGAGACTACATTTTTTGATGCCAGAGGTAATGCTATCCACTCTTTGCCCACGGCGCCAAGAAACACTATTATGTACTCTCCACATGCCAAATTTGTTCTCGTTGCTGGATTTGGTAATTTGCAGGGTACTGTTGATGTGTATGACCGTCAAAACAAGTTTGCCAAGGTTGTCACTTTTGAGGCTACAAACACCTCGGTTTGTGAATGGTCGCCGTGTGGAAGATTTATTTTGACTGCTACGACGTCGCCGAGGTTGAGAGTCGATAATGGTTTGAAAGTGTGGCATGCTAGTGGGAAACTCATTTTTATGAAGGAGTATCAAGAGCTTTTTGCCATTGGGTGGAAACCGCAAGATTTGGCATTGTTTCCGGCATTGCGTACTTTGGAAGCAGCGCCGGAAGCACATGAGTCTACAAAAGAGTACACGGCAAAGAGAGATGCTTTGGCCAATGCGGCAGCAAAGAAGCCCGCTGGTGCATATCGTCCACCGCATGCTCGTGGTAGTGGTGCAGCAGCTAGTGCTTCTGCTACAACATTGTATCAAAGAGAACTTGAGAACAGCATGAGAGGTAATATTGCAACTGCGGCCACATCGtcgccaccaccaccaggATTGTCAAGAaatggtggtgctggtggtggtaacagttcttttgcaaccagACAGAGGATTGTTCCTGGTGCAGCGCCAGTGGTTGAGAAGGAGAGTAAAGCTGCTgcaaagaatagaaaaaagagagaggcGAAAAAGGGTAAAGAGTCGTCGCCAACTCCAACtccaaatgcaaatgctaatgcaaatgcaaatacaaatactaGCACGATTGAGGATGCTAAACAGCATAAGTCATCAGTTGTAGCTGAATCGCAACCAGCAGCTGGTGGAGCAGGTGGTGCTGTATTGGGAGGTGTTGCATCATtagaggagaagaagattaGGTCTTTATTGAAGAAGTTGAGGGCCATTGAacaattgaagatgaaacaAGCTGGTGGTGAGACTTTGGAAGATACCCAAGTGATTAAGATTTCTAAGGAGGAAGAGATTAGAGGTGAGTTGCAGACTTTAGGTTGGAGTGAATAGAATACAGTGTATAGAATAGAAGATTGTTTCgttaaaccaaaaaaaataaaagggaaaagaataaagaaaagagaaaaggaaaaaggaaaaaggaaaaatgtGTAATTTAGAATCTGCAATTtggaattgaaagaaacTGAATATGTGGATGCACATTAAAGTTTTGAATTTcatccattttcttttgaattattttcaatttctctttgcttttatttatttgtattAAATTTGTTATAATTTGCTGCgaaaatttgaagaaaaagaatgtgAGAATGTGAGAATGTGAGAATGTGAGAATCTACAATCGCATAAGTAGAAAAAGTGTTTAGTTGCTTACATATTAGATTTGAAAACGGCAAGTGACAAGTGATAAGCAACCATAGACCTCAAACAATGCTTAAAATTGGTTTATTGGTGATTTCCAATCTTTGATTTCATATCTTATCAACCATCGCTAATCAAATCTACTTCTTTTATTccaattgttttgtttttttatttaatttgaaaaaaatagaaataaaatatatttGGTAGTGTGATTTGACCTCTATTACGCTACCAAAGTACCAGGTAGTGTACCTTGTCACAAGGATTCCCCCCTTTTGAGAATTAAACGATACAAAAACGGAAGTTGGCAGCAcgaataaaagaaaataaaataaaataaaatataaaaaaaaggagagatAGCAACTATAAcgaatatatatttctttttttctttttaatttcttttttggaaacTGTCAATTTTGTTCTACTGAATTTTCTCTTTCGAGGAAAgttgtatttcttttttcccttttatatatatatatatattactCTGTGTGGTAATTGACAGAATTCCTATTTTTAGAAACTATAATACTTTAATATGTCTATGCCAAAGATAGGAAAGGATTATAGAAAACAGAGAGTGATTAGGTGTAGGTGTATACCCATAGCATACTGCCACCTCTGTTGtgagtcttttttttctcactccaaaaaaaaaaaaagaaaaaaatacaataaaaacacaataaaaaagaaagagtaaGCAAACCGGATATACAGATAAAAGTCAGTTGTCATATAATTGCAATATTATTCAACCAACCCACAAAGGGggaaaggaggaaaagggTAGATagggaaataaaaattaccATCAATATGACGACCTTGcatttcttcctttcttttaaaataaaataaaataaaataaaagaaagaaaagaaaatgggtAATTTCCGTACCAGCCGACAGGGAAGGAGAGAGAGGACGGGATTCACTCAATATACACGAAATAAAGTAGTATTCCAAGTCCTTTCGAATCACAAGACGCGTGaatatctttttctctttctctctttctctcttactttttaattctttacTTGC
It includes:
- a CDS encoding uncharacterized protein (BUSCO:EOG0926142H), which codes for MSKSTEFFCRLPRSVELVQDYKDITPSPKASAECRAALYSSNGKFFAYTQPNEVVILDTSAQAQLYHRIEIPEVFDIHFSPKGTYLCLWCKPIQLNKESGVWNDNLKVFNVNTKTVIAEWSVRHQNGWRPQFTSEETLFCRGLNNREIQFFEIDANGTSKININQPTYKYKLNDAKATFQNFQISPGKNPSIAIFIPEKSGKPASVYIYNIPNFNQPICSKNFFKAERCQLKWNTLGTALLALASTDHDTSNKSYYGETNLYLLGIAGSYDSRIDLQKEGPIHDITWSPTAREFAVSYGYMPSETTFFDARGNAIHSLPTAPRNTIMYSPHAKFVLVAGFGNLQGTVDVYDRQNKFAKVVTFEATNTSVCEWSPCGRFILTATTSPRLRVDNGLKVWHASGKLIFMKEYQELFAIGWKPQDLALFPALRTLEAAPEAHESTKEYTAKRDALANAAAKKPAGAYRPPHARGSGAAASASATTLYQRELENSMRGNIATAATSSPPPPGLSRNGGAGGGNSSFATRQRIVPGAAPVVEKESKAAAKNRKKREAKKGKESSPTPTPNANANANANTNTSTIEDAKQHKSSVVAESQPAAGGAGGAVLGGVASLEEKKIRSLLKKLRAIEQLKMKQAGGETLEDTQVIKISKEEEIRGELQTLGWSE